From the genome of Halobellus litoreus, one region includes:
- a CDS encoding (R)-citramalate synthase yields the protein MVDLFGGNPNNPLASTVDSDDSVQLLDTTLRDGEQAPGVSLTPDEKADIARSLDRANIEFIEAGSACTGEGERATIRQVTALDLDATVTSFARGVQNDIDLALDCDVDGVTIVVPASDKHIERKVGTTHDEVVENTADLVAYAKDHGLWVEVIGEDGSRADLDFLERLMREALDAGADRSCFADTVGHATPETAYEYVSRLAELGPVSTHTHDDLGLGMTNVWASLAAGADLVHGTINGIGERAGNVALEEVAIALAHGYDVETAKLEDLYDLAQQVSHATGVPLPPNKAVVGENAFTHESGIHTDGTLKDDTMYEPYPPELVGRERRLVLGKHAGRAGVRAALEEHDVDVSEEELAAIVERVKRLGDRDKRVTDADLLAIAEDVQGRERERYVELLDLTAASGGGTPTASVRLRVGEQERVASGTGSGPVDAAVKAVRAALGSEADATLESYHVDAITGGTDAVVTVEVEMSKGDRTVTVATSDSDITRCSVDAMVEALDRLLGSAAVGPDSESEGATLADD from the coding sequence GTGGTCGATTTATTCGGGGGTAACCCCAACAACCCCTTAGCATCCACCGTGGATTCTGACGACTCCGTACAGCTTCTAGATACGACACTGCGCGACGGCGAGCAAGCCCCGGGTGTGTCGCTGACGCCCGACGAGAAAGCCGACATCGCGCGCTCGCTGGATCGAGCGAACATCGAGTTCATCGAGGCCGGCAGCGCCTGCACCGGCGAGGGAGAGCGCGCGACCATCCGACAGGTGACCGCGCTCGATCTCGACGCGACGGTGACGAGCTTCGCCCGCGGCGTCCAGAACGACATCGACCTCGCGCTCGACTGCGACGTCGACGGCGTGACGATCGTCGTCCCCGCCAGCGACAAGCACATCGAGCGGAAAGTGGGAACGACCCACGACGAGGTAGTCGAGAACACCGCCGACCTGGTCGCGTACGCGAAGGACCACGGCCTCTGGGTGGAAGTCATCGGCGAGGACGGCTCCCGCGCCGACCTCGACTTCCTCGAACGCCTGATGCGCGAGGCGCTCGACGCCGGCGCGGACCGGTCCTGCTTCGCCGATACCGTCGGGCACGCCACCCCGGAGACGGCCTACGAGTACGTCTCCAGATTGGCGGAACTCGGGCCGGTGTCGACGCACACCCACGACGACCTCGGACTGGGAATGACGAACGTCTGGGCCAGCCTCGCGGCCGGCGCGGACCTCGTTCACGGCACGATCAACGGGATCGGCGAGCGCGCCGGCAACGTCGCGCTCGAGGAGGTCGCCATCGCGCTGGCGCACGGCTACGACGTGGAGACGGCCAAACTGGAGGACCTCTACGACCTCGCACAGCAGGTCTCCCACGCGACGGGCGTCCCGCTGCCGCCGAACAAGGCGGTCGTCGGCGAGAACGCCTTCACGCACGAGAGCGGCATCCACACCGACGGGACGCTCAAAGACGACACGATGTACGAGCCCTACCCGCCCGAGCTGGTGGGTCGCGAGCGGCGGCTCGTCCTCGGGAAGCACGCCGGCCGCGCCGGCGTCCGCGCCGCGCTCGAAGAGCACGACGTCGACGTGAGCGAGGAGGAACTCGCCGCGATCGTCGAGCGCGTGAAGCGTCTCGGCGACCGCGACAAGCGCGTCACCGACGCCGACCTGCTGGCCATCGCCGAGGACGTCCAGGGACGCGAGCGCGAGCGGTACGTCGAACTGCTCGATCTCACCGCCGCGTCGGGCGGCGGCACGCCGACGGCTTCGGTCCGGCTCCGCGTCGGCGAACAGGAGCGCGTGGCCTCCGGCACCGGCAGCGGCCCGGTCGACGCCGCGGTCAAGGCCGTCCGCGCCGCGCTCGGCTCCGAGGCCGACGCCACACTGGAATCGTACCACGTCGACGCGATCACCGGCGGCACCGACGCCGTCGTCACCGTCGAGGTGGAGATGTCGAAGGGCGACCGGACGGTCACCGTGGCCACTTCCGATTCCGACATCACGCGCTGCAGCGTCGACGCGATGGTCGAGGCGCTCGATCGACTCCTCGGCAGCGCCGCCGTCGGACCCGATTCCGAGTCCGAGGGCGCGACGCTCGCCGACGACTGA
- a CDS encoding DUF7097 family protein — translation MEETPTGTPVGVDDPYDHAGVCDHLTDDGRCRFALTRAGDDPEFSAARRAADYDCVAADEDREFRDCPHYRSTTDGRECVRCGLEAVRIAHDDSRPLLEEHHLSYGGSGDDGGGSGDALARGGASDAAGTYDPASGADEPSHEITVALCRWCHAKIHRSFARVDDDVEPDPEAFAAREERRSKEQSEFGFSTASERRESDGS, via the coding sequence ATGGAGGAGACGCCAACGGGCACGCCGGTCGGCGTCGACGACCCGTACGATCACGCCGGCGTCTGCGACCACCTCACCGACGACGGCCGCTGTCGGTTCGCGCTCACCCGCGCGGGCGACGATCCCGAGTTTTCGGCCGCCCGGCGCGCGGCGGACTACGACTGCGTCGCGGCCGACGAGGACCGGGAGTTCCGCGACTGCCCGCACTACCGCTCGACCACCGACGGCCGCGAGTGCGTCCGCTGCGGCCTCGAAGCGGTGCGGATCGCCCACGACGACTCGCGGCCCCTGCTCGAAGAGCACCACCTGTCGTACGGGGGGAGCGGTGACGACGGCGGCGGTTCCGGAGACGCTCTCGCTCGGGGCGGTGCGTCCGACGCTGCCGGTACCTACGACCCGGCGTCGGGCGCCGACGAACCCAGCCACGAGATCACCGTCGCCCTCTGTCGGTGGTGTCACGCGAAGATCCACCGCTCGTTCGCCCGCGTCGACGACGACGTCGAACCCGACCCCGAGGCGTTCGCCGCCCGCGAGGAACGTCGCTCGAAGGAGCAATCGGAGTTCGGGTTCTCGACGGCGAGCGAGCGCCGCGAGTCCGACGGCTCGTGA
- a CDS encoding DUF192 domain-containing protein, with amino-acid sequence MRVEHDDREGTETLASDVDVADTFLSRARGLMFRRSIPDDYAMVFTFDDADERDLHMVCVPFDLDALWLVDGEVREKTRLRAWRGLGAAVADTVVELPAGAADDVEVGDSVRIVE; translated from the coding sequence GTGCGAGTCGAACACGACGACAGGGAGGGGACAGAAACGCTCGCGAGCGACGTCGACGTCGCCGACACGTTCCTCTCCCGTGCGCGGGGGCTGATGTTCAGGCGGTCGATTCCGGACGACTACGCGATGGTGTTCACCTTCGACGACGCCGACGAGCGCGACCTGCATATGGTCTGCGTCCCGTTCGACCTCGACGCGCTGTGGCTCGTCGACGGCGAGGTGCGGGAGAAAACGCGTCTCCGAGCGTGGCGCGGACTCGGTGCCGCGGTCGCCGACACGGTCGTCGAACTGCCGGCCGGGGCCGCGGACGACGTCGAAGTCGGCGACAGCGTCCGGATCGTCGAGTGA